A single region of the Ziziphus jujuba cultivar Dongzao chromosome 10, ASM3175591v1 genome encodes:
- the LOC107411984 gene encoding uncharacterized protein LOC107411984 — MADTEDGSKPKKIVFVTVGTTCFDALVRAVDTQAVKEELFRRGYTHLLIQMGRGSYVPWKSGGGDESIAVDHFTFSSSIADHLRSASLVISHAGSGSIFETLRLGKPLIVVVNEDLMDNHQSELAEELAERKHLYCARPQTIDQTIANMNLESLIPYTAGDATPVAKIINRFLGFPDD, encoded by the exons ATGGCAGATACTGAAGATGGCTCAAAGCCTAAGAAGATAGTTTTTGTTACTGTGGGAACAACTTGTTTTGATGCTCTCGTTAGAGCAGTGGACACTCAAGCAGTTAAAGAAGAGTTGTTCAGAAGAGGTTACACCCACCTTCTCATTCAAATGGGCCGTGGATCCTATGTTCCTTGGAAG TCTGGAGGAGGAGATGAGTCCATAGCTGTAGATCATTTCACTTTTTCATCAAGCATTGCAGACCATCTTAGATCTGCATCTCTTGTCATCAGTCATGCAG GCTCAGGAAGTATATTTGAGACATTGCGGTTAGGTAAACCTTTAATTGTGGTGGTGAATGAAGATTTGATGGACAATCATCAAAGTGAACTCGCAGAAGAACTAGCAGAGAGGAAGCATTTATATTGTGCTCGCCCTCAAACAATTGATCAGACAATTGCAAATATGAATTTGGAGTCTCTCATTCCATACACTGCTGGTGATGCCACACCAGTCGCCAAGATTATTAACAGGTTTCTAGGTTTTCCAGATGATTGA